A region from the Aulosira sp. FACHB-615 genome encodes:
- a CDS encoding FkbM family methyltransferase — MYNNILGALKEQVKNQIHKRGWIVCQLRNLPAGIDIAYDLSNRINSYNFKTIFDCGAHRGETAINFSKKFPSAKIYSFEPVQSNFESLRKNVEKYPQISSYNFALGDKEETIAIQINSDSQTHSLKNRVTENEKQNSEVIQVITIDSFLSSHCIASIDLLKIDTEGYELNVLQGAKQSLTSNKINFVIAEATILENNNYHTNIRLIDDYLKLYGYQITTIYDQVIWNNPSRLLYFNVLFSRK; from the coding sequence ATGTATAATAATATTTTAGGCGCATTAAAGGAACAAGTAAAGAACCAAATCCATAAAAGAGGATGGATAGTTTGCCAATTGAGGAACTTACCAGCAGGCATAGATATTGCTTATGACCTATCCAATAGGATTAACTCATATAATTTTAAAACGATATTTGATTGTGGCGCTCATAGAGGTGAAACTGCAATCAATTTTAGCAAGAAATTTCCATCAGCCAAAATATATTCATTTGAGCCGGTTCAAAGCAATTTTGAATCATTAAGAAAGAATGTAGAGAAGTATCCTCAAATTTCCTCTTACAATTTCGCGTTGGGAGATAAGGAAGAAACTATAGCTATTCAGATAAATTCAGATTCACAAACTCATTCTCTAAAGAACAGAGTTACGGAAAATGAAAAACAAAATTCAGAAGTTATTCAGGTCATAACTATTGATAGTTTTTTATCTTCTCATTGTATAGCCAGTATAGACTTACTAAAGATTGACACAGAAGGGTATGAGCTTAACGTATTACAAGGAGCCAAGCAAAGCCTAACAAGCAACAAGATAAACTTTGTTATAGCTGAAGCAACAATTTTAGAAAATAATAATTACCATACTAACATTAGGTTAATAGACGATTATTTGAAATTATATGGATATCAAATAACAACTATTTATGATCAGGTTATTTGGAATAATCCTAGTCGATTGCTATATTTTAATGTACTTTTCTCAAGAAAGTAA
- a CDS encoding glycosyltransferase, protein MKILLTADPELPVPPKLYGGIERIVDLLVKGLQARGHTVGLVAHLDSTSPANQSFAWMGKRSQNKFDALQNTITLLSAVQQFQPDIIHSFSRILYLLPLLSARLPKVMSYQRYPSHRTTSWAVKLAKGSLTFTGCSDYICKTGKTSGGVWHTIHNCVEIEKYTFQPKVASDAPLVFLSRVERIKGAHTAIAIAKKTGRNLIIAGNHATTGEAGKYWQEEIVPHLGKDGIEYVGAVNDIQKNELLGQAAAMIVPIEWEEPFGIVFAEALACGTPVISCPRGALPEIIRQGTDGYLINTLDEGVIAVNKLSNIEREQCRQRAETSFSASVILEQYEKLYHSVVF, encoded by the coding sequence ATGAAAATTCTGCTAACAGCTGATCCGGAATTACCAGTACCACCAAAACTATACGGTGGTATTGAACGTATTGTTGATTTACTTGTAAAAGGATTGCAGGCGCGTGGACACACTGTGGGACTGGTGGCTCACCTTGACTCAACATCACCTGCAAATCAGTCTTTCGCTTGGATGGGAAAGCGATCGCAAAACAAATTTGATGCACTGCAAAATACAATCACCCTATTGTCAGCAGTACAGCAGTTTCAGCCTGATATTATTCATAGTTTCTCTCGCATCCTTTACTTATTACCTCTGTTATCTGCACGTCTCCCCAAAGTGATGTCTTATCAGAGATATCCCAGCCATCGCACCACTAGCTGGGCTGTCAAACTTGCCAAGGGTTCTCTAACTTTTACAGGTTGTAGTGATTATATTTGTAAAACTGGAAAAACTTCTGGAGGAGTTTGGCATACTATTCACAACTGTGTCGAAATAGAAAAATACACTTTCCAACCAAAGGTAGCTTCCGATGCACCTTTAGTATTTCTCAGCCGAGTAGAACGGATTAAAGGAGCGCATACCGCTATTGCCATTGCCAAAAAAACTGGACGTAACTTAATCATTGCTGGAAATCATGCCACAACTGGGGAAGCAGGTAAATACTGGCAAGAAGAAATCGTTCCTCATTTAGGCAAAGATGGCATTGAGTATGTTGGCGCTGTCAACGACATTCAGAAAAATGAACTTTTGGGACAAGCGGCGGCGATGATTGTACCAATAGAATGGGAAGAACCTTTTGGGATTGTTTTTGCAGAAGCTCTGGCTTGTGGCACACCTGTGATATCTTGCCCTAGAGGAGCATTACCAGAGATTATCAGGCAAGGTACTGATGGTTATTTAATTAATACTCTTGATGAAGGGGTTATTGCTGTTAACAAATTGTCCAATATTGAACGTGAACAATGTCGTCAACGGGCAGAGACAAGTTTTTCCGCCTCGGTGATTCTGGAACAATATGAAAAACTGTATCATAGCGTTGTATTTTAA